From a single Miscanthus floridulus cultivar M001 chromosome 8, ASM1932011v1, whole genome shotgun sequence genomic region:
- the LOC136474619 gene encoding uncharacterized protein, with product MKPLETHMLTAGGPTMPEFRDWGGLPELPLSELLRRLLPCLRSIYAFAATCQPWRRLLRASAADLLSPGLPPLLLDPRSRSVVPFSQAVLAQPLAYRADLTAAEGANLLSASRGHHLLRHRGASDWETRIIIIDALTGAERREVTLPSPLFAYHYAALTASHLLVFHSKHAFFSLPFPDPNPNPNASASGPRWTKHSLPRSASYVTGVLEFRGRVLGLTDRAQLLEFRLCGSPQSQTVQMLPAAGLPDATAFNQWCFGPRLAAAGDRLLLVLFMLEPKSGSIVQTRRVNKVAVYGLDMARMRWEEMESIGAYSLFVDCTGKTAAACRDVGSCGVEENRIYVAFPGRRWRSFPPGWEVPPGDAVFGVRAMARAMGTCIWPSQILVYPRLFF from the coding sequence ATGAAACCGCTTGAGACACATATGCTCACCGCCGGCGGGCCCACGATGCCGGAGTTCCGCGACTGGGGCGGTCTGCCCGAGCTGCCCCTCTCGGAGTTGCTgcgccgcctcctcccctgcCTCCGCTCGATCTACGCCTTCGCGGCCACCTGCCAGCCCTGGCGCCGCCTGCTCCGCGCCTCCGCCGCCGATCTCCTCAGCCCCGGCCTGCCCCCGCTCCTCCTCGATCCCAGATCCCGCAGCGTCGTCCCCTTCTCCCAGGCCGTCCTCGCGCAGCCGCTCGCGTACCGCGCCGACCTCACCGCCGCGGAGGGCGCGAACCTTCTGTCTGCCTCTCGCGGCCACCACCTCCTCCGCCACCGAGGCGCATCCGATTGGGAAACtcgcatcatcatcatcgacGCTCTCACCGGCGCCGAACGCCGCGAGGTCACGCTCCCGTCCCCTCTCTTCGCGTACCATTACGCCGCCCTCACGGCGTCCCACCTCCTCGTCTTCCACTCCAAGCACGCCTtcttctccctccccttccccgACCCAAACCCCAACCCCAACGCCAGCGCCTCCGGTCCCAGGTGGACCAAGCACAGCCTCCCCCGTTCCGCCTCCTACGTCACGGGCGTCCTCGAATTCCGCGGCCGCGTCCTCGGTTTGACCGATCGCGCGCAGCTGCTGGAGTTCCGCCTCTGCGGCAGCCCCCAGAGCCAGACCGTCCAAATGCTTCCCGCCGCCGGCCTCCCGGACGCCACCGCCTTCAATCAGTGGTGCTTTGGGCCCCGTCTGGCCGCCGCCGGGGACCGGCTGCTGCTGGTGCTCTTCATGCTGGAGCCGAAATCAGGCTCCATCGTGCAGACGAGGAGGGTGAACAAGGTGGCCGTGTACGGGCTTGACATGGCGCGCATGAGGTGGGAGGAAATGGAGAGCATCGGGGCGTACAGCTTGTTCGTGGACTGCACTGGGAAGACCGCTGCTGCGTGCCGAGATGTGGGGAGCTGTGGCGTGGAGGAGAACCGAATTTATGTTGCGTTTCCTGGGCGCCGCTGGCGATCATTCCCTCCAGGGTGGGAGGTGCCTCCCGGGGACGCTGTGTTTGGCGTCAGAGCAATGGCAAGAGCGATGGGTACATGTATATGGCCATCGCAGATATTGGTTTACCCACGGCTCTTCTTTTGA